Proteins encoded within one genomic window of Pongo abelii isolate AG06213 chromosome 18, NHGRI_mPonAbe1-v2.0_pri, whole genome shotgun sequence:
- the SYNGR3 gene encoding synaptogyrin-3 isoform X2 produces MSPFIKRRRTMAIPRGLSEDLVFSIAVFGPIVNEGYVNTDSGPELRCVFNGNAGACRFGVALGLGAFLACAAFLLLDVRFQQISSVRDRRRAVLLDLGFSGLWSFLWFVGFCFLTNQWQRTAPGPATTQAGDAARAAIAFSFFSILSWVALTVKALQRFRLGTDMSLFATEQLSTGASQAYPGYPVGSGVEGTETYQSPPFTETLDTSPKGYQVPAY; encoded by the exons ATGTCCccatttataaagagaagaagaACAATGGCGATCCCACGGGGACTTTCTGAGGATTTG GTGTTCTCCATCGCCGTCTTCGGGCCCATCGTCAACGAGGGCTACGTGAACACCGACAGCGGCCCCGAGCTGCGCTGCGTGTTCAACGGGAACGCGGGCGCCTGCCGCTTCGGCGTCGCGCTGGGCCTCGGAGCCTTCCTCGCCTGCGCCGCCTTCCTGCTGCTCGATGTGCGCTTCCAGCAGATCAGCAGCGTCCGCGACCGCCGGCGCGCGGTGTTGCTGGACCTGGGCTTCTCAG GACTCTGGTCCTTCCTGTGGTTCGTGGGCTTCTGCTTTCTCACCAATCAGTGGCAGCGCACGGCGCCAGGGCCGGCCACGACGCAGGCGGGGGACGCGGCGCGGGCCGCCATCGCCTTCAGCTTCTTCTCCATCCTCAGCTGG GTGGCGCTCACCGTGAAGGCCCTGCAGCGGTTCCGCCTGGGCACCGACATGTCACTCTTCGCCACCGAACAGCTGAGCACCGGGGCGAGCCAGGCCTACCCCGGCTATCCGGTGGGCAGCGGCGTGGAGGGCACCGAGACCTACCAGAGTCCGCCCTTCACCGAGACCCTGGACACCAGCCCCAAAGGGTACCAGGTGCCCGCCTACTAG